From Abyssibius alkaniclasticus:
GCCGACAATCCGGGTGACGGGTTCGGCGGCGGGCTTGCCGTGGCCGGTGAGCGGCTTATTGCCACCACCGGCTTTGGGCAGGTCGTTGCGCTTGGCACCACCAGCGGCGATGTGCTGTGGCGTTATGACCTTGATGCACCTTTGCGCGCCGCCCCCACAATTGCCGATAACCGCATTTATGTGATGACCCGCGCCGAGAAAGCCTATGCGCTCAGCCTGAACGGCGCGCTGGAATGGACCTTGCAGGGCCCGACCGCCGGTGCGCCCTATACGCTGGCCGCCGCCGCCCCGGCCGTGGCGGGCGGCGTTGTGGCGCTGCCCTATTCAACCGGGCAGGTCATTGGCGCGGCAACCAATGGGCAGGGCCGTTGGGCGACCACAGTGAATGCGGGCGCGCCCTCGGAATCGCGCAGCGTGCTGGGCGATTTCACCGGCGGGCCGGTCATTGCCAATGGCCGCATTTTCATCTCCAACCAGAATGGCGAAACCGCAGCGCTTAGCCTGCAAGGCGGTGGCAAGCTGTGGAGCCAGCCGATTGGCGCCATGTCCTCGCCCGCCGTGCTGGGTGGTGCGCTGTTCATGGTCACCGATGATGCCCGTCTGGTGCGGCTGAATGCCAGCAATGGCGCAGCCCTTTGGGCGGTGCAGCTTCCGAAATGGAACAACCCCGACCGCCGGCGTGGCTTTATTGCCCATTTCGGCCCGGTCATTGCGGGTGGTGTGCTGTGGGTTGCCGGGGCCGATGGCCAGCTGCGCGGGTTCGACCCGCAATCGGGCGCACAGGTGCATAGCGTTGCTATTCCCGGCGGTGCGGCCACCGCGCCTGTTGTGGCACAGGGCGTTTTGTATGTTCTTGGGCGCAATGGCACGTTGAACGCTTTCCAATAGGTTCAAAACCCGCTATCAGCGCGCCTTGGCAAGCAAAGGCAAATCATGGCGCATTTCAAACTGGCACTGGTTGGTCGCCCCAATGTGGGTAAATCAACGCTGTTCAACCGGCTGGTTGGCCGCCGGCTTGCGCTGGTCGATGACCAGCCCGGCGTTACACGCGACCTGCGCGAAGGCGCGGGCCGTATCGGCCCCTTGCGCTTTACGGTGATCGACACGGCTGGCCTTGAAGCCGCGACCGATGACAGTTTGCAGGGCCGGATGCGCAAGCTGACCGAGCGCGCCGTGGACATGGCCGATATCTGCCTGTTCATGATCGATGCGCGCGCTGGCGTGACCCCGTTCGATGTAGAGCTTGCCGAAATTCTGCGCAAACGCGCCAGGAATGTGATTGTGGCCGCCAACAAGGCCGAGGGCAAGGCGGGCGAGGTCGGGTTTTACGATGCGTTCAGCCTTGGGCTTGGCACGCCCGTGCAGCTTTCCGGCGAACATGGCGAGGGGATGGAGGATTTGCTGCGCCTGCTTGAGCCGATTGCCGCCGAACTGGCCGAAACCGCCGCAGAAAAAGATGAGTTGCCCGCCATAGACAATACGGTCGATGAAGAGGGCAATGCCGAAGACATCCCCGACGATCGCCCCATCCAGATTGCCGTTATGGGCCGGCCGAATGCAGGCAAATCAACCCTCATCAACAAGATTCTGGGCGAAGACCGGCTGCTGACCGGGCCAGAGGCGGGGATTACCCGCGATTCCATCGCCGTGACAACCCATTGGGCGGGCCGCGATTTCCGGATTTTTGACACGGCCGGAATGCGCAAGCGTGCCAAGGTGCAGGACAGGCTTGAAAAGCTTTCTGTGTCCGACGGTGTGCGCGCCGTGAAATTTGCCGAAGTGGTGATTGTGCTGCTCGATGTGCAGATCCCGTTTGAACAGCAAGACCTGCGACTGGCCGATCTGGCCGAGCGTGAGGGGCGCGCGGTGATCATCGCCGTGAACAAATGGGATCTGGAGGCTGAAAAGTCGGGCAAGATGATGGAGCTGCGCGAAACATTTGCGCGGCTTTTGCCGCAGCTGCGCGGCGCCCCGCTGGTGACGATTTCTGCGGCAACGGGGCAGGGGCTTGATCGGCTTCATGCCGCCATTCTGAAGGCCCATGCCACCTGGAACACCCGTATTTCCACAGCAAGGCTAAACCGCTGGCTGATGGCCGCAACCGAGGCGCATCCGCCGCCCGCGCCCTCGGGCCGCCGTATCAAGCTGCGCTATATGACCCAGGCCAAAACCCGCCCCCCCACCTTTGTGGTTTTTGCCTCGGTCCCCGAAAAGCTGCCGGAGTCTTACGAACGCTATCTGGTCAACGGGTTGCGCGAGCATTTCGACATGCCCGGCACGCCCATCCGGCTATACTTCCGCTCGGGCGACAACCCCTATGAGCATAAGGCCAAGCAGCGCAAAATTTATTAACCTTTGCCCCAAAGCTGCCCAATTGCTGCAGTAGCCTTAGCGCAAAGCAGTATGAATTTGCCTTTGGGCTAAACTTTGACTTGCACAGCCGGCGGGGCGTAGTAGGTTTTTGTTAATTTATAGAGACAGGAAACGCGGATGGCCCAACTTCCAGAATATTCAAACGATGAAATTGTAAATCAAATTACCTACATCGCCAAAGAACTCACCCCAAACGATAATCCTGTTCACTTTGTGCCGCTTGCTGGCAATGTGATTACCTATGATTTTAATGGCTTCAACAATGTGTTGGAATTAAGTGATTTCAATGGAATTACATCGCTCTATCAAGACTTTGCACTTAAAGCGATGGGTATGATTTCGGACGCAACGGGGCTCGTCTTTAATGCGGTCGGCGGCAATGGCACCGCAATGATTTCATTTTCCGATGCTTATGAAGGCGCATTTTCACGCACTCAATATTATATTGGCTCAAACGCGATTACCTACTCGGTTGTAAATATCGAGCCGGGTTGGGATTACAAAAATCCTGAAATAGGTGACTACGACAGCTATTTGCTTCAAACATTCATGCATGAGATTATGCATTCGCTTGGTTTTGGACATGCCGGGCCATATATTGGAGATGATACTACATTTCCAGACAATGCGACCTTTGCAAATGACAATTGGAATGCGACCGTGATGTCCTATTTCAGTCAGTTCGAAAATACTTATGGAAACTATACACCCGCAACTGCCCTGACACTTATGGCGGCAGATGTTATTGCGTTGCGCAATGTTTATGGCACGACCGGCCAAACCCGCACAGGCGATACGCGCTATGGCTATATGTCCGATGCAGACGGTCCTGTCGGCGATTGGCTTGAATTTGGAAACCCCACAGTCATGGTCGTCATCGACGATGGTGGCGAGGATGTGTTCGACTTTTCGCAATATGACGGCGAGCAGACAATCGACCTGCGCGAAGAAGCGTTTTCCAATGTTCTGGGCGAGATTGGCACGGTTGGCATTTCGCGCGGCTCGGTCATTGAAAACGCCATCGGCGGTTCGGGTGTCGACCATATTTACGGCAATGATGTCGGCAACGCGCTCAAGGGCAAGAATGGCAACGACGAGCTGTTCGGCTTTGGCGGCGCTGACAGGCTGAACGGCGGCAAGGGCACAGACTTTATTTATGGTGGTGGCGGTAAGGACACCATCAAAGGCGGCGGCGCCAATGACGAGATTTATGGCGATGGCGGTGATGATACAATCTTCGGCGGCTCTGGCCGTGATACGATCATCGGCGGCAATGGCAATGACATCATCTATGGCAATGGCGGCGGCGATGCGCTGAAAGGCGGCGGCGGCAATGATATTCTGATCGGTGGCAAGGGCAATGACCGGCTGATCGGCGGCACGGGCAATGACCTGCTTGATGGCGGTATCGGCAATGACATTCTGCGCGGCGGTGACGGCGATGACCAGTTTGTGTTCAATGCCGCAGATGCCGGCACCGATACGCTGCGCGATTATGGCTTTGGCAATGATCAGATCATCATTGAAGGCGCAGGCGCGGTTGACAGTTTCACCAATGACGGCACCGATATTTTCATCATGGTTGGGGTGCAGACCATCATCGTTGAAGGCGGCGTCGCGGCAGGGCTGACCCTGGGCGATCTCAACTTCGCATAAGCGAAAATTGCGCGCGGGGGGTTTTCTTTTCCGCGCGCCCATGAAATAGGAAAGCGCCAACACCGAACTCTTTACAGGGGGTCCAGATGGACATTCGTGAGGCGCTGACCTTTGATGATGTTTTGTTGGTTCCGGGGGCGTCGAGCGTGATGCCCAGCACCGCCGAT
This genomic window contains:
- a CDS encoding calcium-binding protein; translation: MSYFSQFENTYGNYTPATALTLMAADVIALRNVYGTTGQTRTGDTRYGYMSDADGPVGDWLEFGNPTVMVVIDDGGEDVFDFSQYDGEQTIDLREEAFSNVLGEIGTVGISRGSVIENAIGGSGVDHIYGNDVGNALKGKNGNDELFGFGGADRLNGGKGTDFIYGGGGKDTIKGGGANDEIYGDGGDDTIFGGSGRDTIIGGNGNDIIYGNGGGDALKGGGGNDILIGGKGNDRLIGGTGNDLLDGGIGNDILRGGDGDDQFVFNAADAGTDTLRDYGFGNDQIIIEGAGAVDSFTNDGTDIFIMVGVQTIIVEGGVAAGLTLGDLNFA
- a CDS encoding PQQ-like beta-propeller repeat protein — encoded protein: MVKTKSGFLVAALIAVTAVSGCGKRDVILPGERLSIRPNADIQVQNASAGVALGAPVSNADWAQGGGNATHQMPHLALSATPSLRYSVDIGRGDSRRTRLTSAPVVAGGVVYTMDTESLVRAFGPGGVLLWENNITPIADNPGDGFGGGLAVAGERLIATTGFGQVVALGTTSGDVLWRYDLDAPLRAAPTIADNRIYVMTRAEKAYALSLNGALEWTLQGPTAGAPYTLAAAAPAVAGGVVALPYSTGQVIGAATNGQGRWATTVNAGAPSESRSVLGDFTGGPVIANGRIFISNQNGETAALSLQGGGKLWSQPIGAMSSPAVLGGALFMVTDDARLVRLNASNGAALWAVQLPKWNNPDRRRGFIAHFGPVIAGGVLWVAGADGQLRGFDPQSGAQVHSVAIPGGAATAPVVAQGVLYVLGRNGTLNAFQ
- the der gene encoding ribosome biogenesis GTPase Der; protein product: MAHFKLALVGRPNVGKSTLFNRLVGRRLALVDDQPGVTRDLREGAGRIGPLRFTVIDTAGLEAATDDSLQGRMRKLTERAVDMADICLFMIDARAGVTPFDVELAEILRKRARNVIVAANKAEGKAGEVGFYDAFSLGLGTPVQLSGEHGEGMEDLLRLLEPIAAELAETAAEKDELPAIDNTVDEEGNAEDIPDDRPIQIAVMGRPNAGKSTLINKILGEDRLLTGPEAGITRDSIAVTTHWAGRDFRIFDTAGMRKRAKVQDRLEKLSVSDGVRAVKFAEVVIVLLDVQIPFEQQDLRLADLAEREGRAVIIAVNKWDLEAEKSGKMMELRETFARLLPQLRGAPLVTISAATGQGLDRLHAAILKAHATWNTRISTARLNRWLMAATEAHPPPAPSGRRIKLRYMTQAKTRPPTFVVFASVPEKLPESYERYLVNGLREHFDMPGTPIRLYFRSGDNPYEHKAKQRKIY